One window of the Gambusia affinis linkage group LG13, SWU_Gaff_1.0, whole genome shotgun sequence genome contains the following:
- the LOC122842758 gene encoding G-protein coupled receptor 4-like codes for MEELNFNDTSLINGSDYSNMSHYSSEFYILSSILICVNWVTIAIGFPLVIIILIAVFFQVKNGQDAPVFVINLLVSDIVQFCSRIPVYFDYFSLIPLLLIFYAALVSVGFMMCVSCERYLVVAKPLWYRFRRTIKTYVVVCMVVWILPVLFSLFFFITLDFKMIGIIITVFLLLPFPVFIFFLVGTIKALSAAFNVPADEKRRIAAIQVVVLIIYTLLFVPFIIQILRLFGVLYHDFWYDLFWYTAGFICVFLSPLANTTLYLFSRKSIMDKFLASICSCKMSDSQETSSTDNEIRIVTITGNV; via the exons ATGGAAGAGCTGAACTTCAACGACACGTCATTGATAAACGGCTCTGATTACAGCAACATGAGCCACTACTCCTCTGAATTCTACATTCTCAGTAGTATTCTAATCTGTGTGAATTGGGTCACCATTGCCATTGGATTTCCTTTAGTTATTATAATattgattgcagttttttttcag gTGAAAAACGGTCAGGATGCTCcagtttttgttattaatcTTCTCGTCTCTGATATCGTTCAGTTCTGCAGCAGAATTCCAgtatattttgattattttagtttaatccCCCTTCTCCTCATATTTTATGCTGCACTGGTCAGTGTTGGATTCATGATGTGTGTCTCCTGTGAACG GTATCTGGTTGTTGCCAAGCCACTGTGGTACAGATTCAGGAGAACCATCAAGACATATGTGGTGGTCTGCATGGTGGTCTGgatacttcctgttttgttttcgctatttttttttattactctagATTTTAAGATGATTGGCATCatcattacagtttttctcctccttccttTTCCCGTGTTCATCTTCTTCCTGGTTGGGACTATCAAAGCTCTTTCTGCAGCGTTCAATGTCCCAGCAGATGAAAAACGACGAATCGCAGCCATTCAGGTTGTGGTGCTGATTATTTACACTCTGCTGTTTGTGCCCTTCATCATTCAGATTCTGCGTTTGTTTGGTGTATTGTATCATGATTTTTGGTATGATCTGTTTTGGTATACTGCAggattcatttgtgtttttcttagtCCTCTTGCAAAcacaactttgtatttattcagtCGGAAAAGCATCATGGATAAGTTTCTGGCTTCAATCTGTTCTTGTAAAATGTCCGACAGTCAGGAGACGAGTAGCACAGATAATGAAATCAGGATTGTAACAATTACTGGGAATGTTTAG
- the LOC122842599 gene encoding uncharacterized protein LOC122842599 translates to METPYARWIFYCTVTAVCLMFGEGNEPELHLHDYSTNLWWKLMNRTAYEGHAVNCYVCAQMPVSIHNSGLRPGNITDDKQMCLYVLSTRPRRIPPLRGDRPREEDYSVDLRMGEAVQSLFQSLNCSLADDVLPFSSSQQTVWKIPEIISLAGAKPGSLGNCVYNNGHVVLGTVPWNLCNRVYTYCKPTQDFITCTACRGQETTPCCKVWKDNPDCDNLLQERSFNITHKTKRRQETTLCSAIVPGDYGSRMLADWYFICGNEAYMFLPKNWGGLCAVVPLINPIAFIRKAQNDLHTRSKRTVTSEVKRWGGLTTHTGVPWEFRIWNGGEKFMQSLFPWVGLGEIRDHVEINRYGLLRLINITYQLANGTMKEMAELRNMVMQNRVVLDFLTAPQGGVCKIIGPTCCTYVPDETGTGGTISDALYELEDLKQYVESGTRGSPSFDLFSWLTSGPWWTLLLKLMMPVLVVLVLFCLFMGCIFPCLRNMVFKTIDTTVINYQLTKASYETTEDDLFQVSDDFLNNDEFL, encoded by the coding sequence ATGGAAACTCCATATGCCAGATGGATTTTCTACTGTACTGTGACTGCTGTATGTTTGATGTTTGGAGAAGGAAACGAGCCTGAGCTTCATCTGCATGACTACAGTACCAATCTGTGGTGGAAACTGATGAATAGAACCGCTTATGAGGGACATGCTGTGAACTGCTACGTGTGTGCGCAGATGCCGGTTTCCATACATAACTCAGGTCTACGACCAGGTAACATTACTGACGACAAACAGATGTGTCTCTATGTTCTAAGCACCAGACCACGGCGTATCCCACCCCTAAGAGGAGACAGACCACGTGAGGAGGACTATTCAGTTGACCTCCGGATGGGAGAGGCTGTGCAAAGCCTAtttcaatctttaaattgtTCACTCGCAGATGATGTACTTCCTTTTTCATCTTCTCAACAAACTGTATGGAAAATACCAGAGATCATTTCGTTAGCAGGAGCTAAACCAGGATCTCTAGGGAACTGTGTTTATAATAATGGACATGTTGTTCTAGGGACGGTGCCCTGGAACTTGTGTAACAGAGTTTACACCTACTGCAAACCGACACAGGATTTCATCACCTGCACAGCCTGCAGGGGTCAAGAGACGACTCCATGCTGCAAAGTCTGGAAAGACAACCCGGACTGTGACAACCTGCTTCAGGAGAGGAGTTTCAACATCACGCATAAGACAAAGAGGAGACAGGAGACAACACTGTGTAGCGCCATAGTGCCAGGAGATTATGGCTCCCGGATGTTGGCAGACTGGTACTTCATATGCGGAAATGAAGCGTACATGTTCTTGCCGAAAAATTGGGGAGGACTGTGTGCTGTGGTTCCTTTGATTAACCCGATTGCGTTCATCAGGAAAGCCCAGAATGATCTACACACCCGCTCTAAACGAACAGTTACGTCAGAGGTCAAAAGATGGGGAGGCCTCACAACACATACTGGAGTTCCATGGGAATTCCGGATTTGGAACGGGGGAGAAAAATTCATGCAAAGCCTTTTTCCGTGGGTTGGTCTAGGAGAGATTCGGGACCATGTTGAGATAAACAGGTACGGATTACTGCGACTAATCAACATCACTTACCAACTGGCCAATGGCACTATGAAAGAAATGGCTGAACTGAGAAACATGGTTATGCAAAATCGTGTTGTCTTGGACTTCCTCACTGCCCCTCAGGGAGGGGTCTGTAAGATCATTGGCCCAACGTGCTGTACTTATGTGCCTGACGAAACAGGAACTGGAGGAACTATTTCTGATGCTCTATATGAGctggaagatttaaaacagtATGTGGAGAGTGGAACACGCGGTTCACCCTCTTTTGATCTGTTTTCATGGCTTACTTCTGGACCATGGTGGACCTTGCTGTTAAAACTCATGATGCCTGTTCTAGTTGTGTTAGTgttgttctgtctttttatgGGTTGCATTTTTCCTTGTCTACGTAATATGGTGTTCAAAACAATTGACACAACTGTTATCAATTATCAGCTGACAAAGGCATCTTATGAGACGACTGAAGATGACTTGTTCCAAGTTTCTGACGATTTTCTGAACAATGATGAATTTCTGTAA